A single region of the Jatrophihabitans sp. GAS493 genome encodes:
- the steA gene encoding putative cytokinetic ring protein SteA, giving the protein MKLANVRRPKSDNLPGVSGVGRLDRRTNRLAGRLHPGDIAIIDHVDLDRVAAESLVTAKVAGVVNAQPSISGRYPNLGPQLLVQNGIALLDNVGSEVFGAVNEGSRVRIEGDELYVGDRLVARGSAQTVETIDEQMAEAKLGLSTQLEAFAANTGEYMKLEGDLLLEGVGVPPVATKFEGRHVILVVRGYEYKADLASLKNYIREYRPLLVGVDGGADVLVDAGYRVDLIIGDMDAVSENALRTAKEVVVHAYPDGRAPGLARVQDMGVDVVTFPAAGTSEDIALLLADVNKAAVIVTVGTHVTLAEFLDRGRVGMASSFLTRLRVGGKLVDARSVSQLYRSRISAAALLVLVLAALVAIGVALAVSDSSHTYLDPLSREWHRFINRIQDFF; this is encoded by the coding sequence ATGAAGCTGGCCAACGTGCGGAGACCAAAGTCCGACAACTTGCCCGGCGTCAGTGGAGTGGGGCGACTCGACCGGCGTACAAATCGTCTGGCCGGGCGCCTGCACCCCGGTGACATCGCGATCATCGACCACGTTGACCTCGATCGCGTCGCCGCTGAGTCGTTGGTGACGGCGAAGGTGGCCGGCGTGGTGAATGCCCAACCCAGCATCTCTGGCCGCTACCCGAACCTGGGCCCGCAGTTGCTCGTGCAGAACGGCATCGCGCTGCTCGACAACGTCGGCAGCGAGGTGTTCGGAGCTGTCAACGAAGGCTCCCGGGTGCGGATCGAGGGCGACGAACTCTACGTCGGGGACCGACTTGTCGCGCGTGGCTCGGCGCAGACCGTCGAGACGATCGACGAGCAGATGGCGGAGGCGAAGCTCGGCCTCTCCACGCAGCTAGAGGCCTTCGCCGCCAACACCGGCGAGTACATGAAACTGGAGGGCGACCTGCTGCTGGAGGGCGTCGGCGTACCCCCCGTTGCCACCAAGTTCGAGGGTCGGCACGTGATCCTCGTGGTCCGTGGCTATGAGTACAAGGCAGATCTTGCTTCGCTGAAGAATTACATCCGCGAGTACCGCCCGTTGCTCGTCGGCGTCGACGGCGGAGCGGACGTGCTCGTTGACGCCGGCTATCGGGTCGACCTCATCATCGGCGACATGGACGCGGTGTCGGAGAACGCGTTGCGTACCGCCAAAGAGGTCGTCGTCCATGCCTACCCGGACGGGCGCGCTCCGGGGCTCGCCCGAGTGCAGGACATGGGCGTAGACGTCGTCACTTTTCCGGCCGCCGGTACAAGCGAGGATATTGCCTTGCTGCTGGCCGATGTGAACAAGGCGGCCGTCATCGTCACCGTCGGTACCCACGTCACCCTGGCCGAGTTCCTGGACCGAGGCCGCGTCGGTATGGCATCGAGCTTCCTGACCCGTCTTCGGGTTGGCGGGAAACTGGTTGACGCGCGGTCGGTGAGCCAGCTCTACCGCAGCCGTATCTCCGCGGCCGCGCTTCTCGTACTAGTGCTGGCGGCGCTGGTTGCAATCGGCGTGGCGCTGGCCGTCTCGGACAGCAGTCACACCTATCTGGACCCGCTGAGCCGTGAGTGGCACAGATTCATCAACCGAATTCAGGACTTCTTCTAG
- a CDS encoding copper transporter — protein sequence MINFRFHLISLVAIFLALALGIVVGTTALNGPITTDLRTQVNSVKADRASLAEQVKTLQGQVSDTDKFASLFAAQVVAKTLTDQKVLILGLPGARTDIKDAVAKGVTAAGGTVTGQLQLTPDYSDPKRANDLQALVTSGIQPTGATLPPSADPGVVSGAMLSYVLLGKGQPTDLQQVLTGYASLHMLRDESSSAVAPAPLIAVVASGNLAGQNDVAQTQLDLIDQLRQAGAHEVVVGDSPTAKPGGIIARIRADDTIKSGVSTVDNGDTSLGEVSATLALSGAAKSQVGHYGTGPGVDGLFPQG from the coding sequence GTGATCAACTTTCGTTTCCATCTCATCTCGCTCGTCGCGATCTTCCTGGCTCTCGCCCTGGGGATCGTGGTCGGCACGACGGCTCTGAACGGGCCGATCACCACCGACCTACGGACCCAGGTGAACTCGGTGAAGGCCGATCGCGCCTCGCTGGCCGAGCAGGTGAAGACGCTGCAGGGTCAGGTCAGCGATACCGACAAGTTCGCCAGCCTCTTCGCCGCCCAGGTGGTGGCCAAGACCCTGACCGATCAGAAGGTGCTGATTCTCGGCCTGCCGGGTGCGCGGACGGACATCAAGGATGCGGTGGCCAAGGGAGTCACAGCGGCCGGCGGCACCGTCACCGGACAGCTTCAACTCACCCCGGACTACAGCGACCCTAAGCGGGCGAACGACCTTCAGGCCCTGGTCACGAGTGGCATCCAACCGACCGGGGCCACGCTGCCGCCGTCGGCCGACCCGGGTGTGGTGAGCGGCGCGATGCTCTCCTACGTACTGCTTGGAAAAGGGCAACCGACCGATCTACAGCAGGTGCTCACCGGCTACGCATCGCTGCACATGCTGCGCGACGAGAGCAGTTCAGCGGTTGCCCCGGCCCCGCTCATCGCGGTGGTGGCATCGGGAAACCTGGCCGGGCAGAACGACGTCGCCCAGACGCAGCTGGATCTGATCGATCAGCTCCGCCAGGCTGGTGCCCACGAGGTGGTCGTCGGTGACTCGCCGACGGCCAAGCCGGGCGGGATCATCGCCCGTATCCGGGCTGACGACACCATCAAGAGTGGCGTCTCGACGGTCGACAACGGCGACACGTCACTCGGTGAGGTGTCGGCGACGCTTGCCCTGTCCGGAGCCGCCAAATCACAGGTCGGTCACTACGGAACAGGTCCGGGCGTCGACGGTCTCTTCCCCCAGGGGTGA
- a CDS encoding CTP synthase, translating into MAHTPQPTKHLFVTGGVASSLGKGLTASSLGSLLKSRGLRVTMQKLDPYLNVDPGTMNPFQHGEVFVTEDGAETDLDIGHYERFLDTDLVGSANVTTGQVYSTVIARERRGEYLGDTVQVIPHITNEIKARIRAMSVPDAEGLTPHVVITEIGGTVGDIESLPFLEAARQVRHDVGRENCFFLHVSLIPYLAPSGELKTKPTQHSVAALRSIGITPDAVVCRSDRELPDGMKNKISLMCDVDAEAVISCPDAPSIYEIPRVLHTEGLDAYVVRRLGLPFRDVNWAVWGDLLDRVYNPRHEVTVALVGKYIDLPDAYLSVTEALRAGGFTRKTKVKIKWVASDSCETPAGAAAELGGADAVVIPGGFGIRGIEGKLGAIKFARERGIPTLGLCLGLQCMVIETARNLAGIAGANSAEFDPATTDAVIATMADQVDIVAGNADLGGTMRLGSYPATLQSGSVVAETYGTTQVTERHRHRYEVSNEYRDRLTAAGLVISGTSPDGRLVEFVELPRDVHPYFVATQAHPELKSRPTRAHPLFRGLIDAALEYNAADQLPVELPEDSDLPTITLDVHESAPEAEEGAAASFAPGSAVRA; encoded by the coding sequence TTGGCGCACACGCCGCAACCCACGAAGCATCTCTTCGTCACCGGAGGCGTCGCATCGTCGCTGGGTAAGGGACTCACGGCCAGTAGCCTGGGCAGCCTTCTGAAGTCGCGCGGCCTGCGGGTCACCATGCAGAAGCTGGACCCCTATCTGAACGTGGACCCGGGAACGATGAACCCGTTCCAGCACGGCGAGGTCTTCGTCACTGAGGACGGCGCCGAGACCGACCTCGACATCGGACACTACGAGCGCTTTCTAGACACCGATCTGGTTGGCTCGGCCAACGTCACTACCGGTCAGGTCTACTCGACGGTCATCGCGCGTGAACGGCGCGGGGAGTACCTCGGCGACACGGTTCAGGTCATTCCGCACATCACGAACGAGATCAAGGCGAGGATCCGGGCGATGTCGGTTCCCGACGCCGAGGGCCTCACCCCGCATGTGGTCATCACCGAGATCGGTGGCACCGTGGGTGATATCGAGTCGCTGCCCTTCCTCGAGGCCGCCCGCCAGGTCAGACACGACGTCGGACGGGAGAATTGCTTCTTCCTCCATGTCTCGCTGATCCCGTATCTCGCGCCGTCGGGGGAGTTGAAGACGAAGCCGACCCAGCATTCGGTGGCCGCCCTGCGCAGCATCGGCATCACCCCGGACGCCGTGGTCTGCCGCAGTGATCGCGAACTTCCCGACGGGATGAAGAACAAGATCTCGCTGATGTGCGACGTCGACGCCGAGGCGGTCATCTCCTGCCCGGATGCCCCGAGCATCTACGAGATCCCACGAGTGCTGCACACCGAGGGACTGGACGCCTACGTCGTGCGCCGGCTCGGATTGCCCTTCCGCGACGTCAACTGGGCGGTCTGGGGCGATCTGCTCGACCGGGTCTACAACCCGCGGCACGAGGTGACAGTGGCCCTGGTCGGTAAGTACATCGACCTCCCGGATGCCTACCTCTCGGTCACCGAGGCGCTGCGAGCCGGCGGATTCACTCGCAAAACAAAGGTGAAAATCAAATGGGTGGCCTCTGACTCCTGCGAGACACCGGCTGGCGCCGCGGCCGAACTGGGTGGCGCCGACGCCGTGGTGATACCCGGTGGCTTCGGTATCCGCGGTATCGAGGGAAAGCTCGGAGCCATCAAATTCGCCCGTGAACGGGGAATCCCGACACTCGGGCTCTGTCTGGGTCTGCAGTGCATGGTCATCGAGACTGCGCGCAACCTAGCCGGTATAGCCGGCGCCAACTCGGCGGAGTTCGACCCGGCGACGACCGACGCCGTCATAGCGACCATGGCGGATCAGGTCGACATCGTCGCCGGAAATGCCGATCTCGGTGGCACGATGCGACTGGGCAGCTACCCGGCGACCCTGCAGTCCGGTTCAGTGGTGGCCGAGACCTACGGCACGACCCAGGTCACCGAGCGGCACCGGCACCGCTACGAGGTGAGCAACGAGTACCGCGACCGACTCACGGCGGCCGGTCTGGTCATCTCTGGAACCTCGCCCGACGGGCGCCTGGTGGAGTTCGTCGAGCTACCCCGAGACGTTCACCCGTATTTCGTCGCGACTCAGGCCCACCCCGAGTTGAAGTCGCGCCCCACTCGGGCTCACCCACTCTTCCGCGGGCTCATCGATGCGGCGCTGGAGTACAACGCCGCCGACCAGCTGCCGGTCGAGCTGCCCGAGGACTCCGATCTTCCGACGATCACCCTGGACGTTCACGAGTCGGCGCCGGAGGCCGAGGAGGGCGCCGCTGCCTCGTTCGCTCCCGGCTCAGCCGTGCGGGCATGA
- a CDS encoding NUDIX hydrolase, which yields MTEEPTTPSEYEVLNSTPIFTGRVISLRTDEVRMSDGTVATREVVGHPGAVAILALDEQERVVLVNQYRHPVRSYLDELPAGLLDVDGEPPLVGAQRELFEEAALRAGDWDVLVDLYASPGMTDEWVRVYLARDLVEVGEDERFVAEHEEITMTVRRVPLDQAISMVLAGEVTNASAVAGILAAGAARASGWSQLRPADSATPVGTMPDSATSANSLRT from the coding sequence ATGACCGAAGAGCCGACTACCCCGTCGGAGTACGAGGTACTGAACTCGACGCCGATCTTCACCGGACGCGTCATCTCCCTGCGGACCGACGAGGTCCGGATGAGCGATGGAACGGTCGCGACCCGGGAGGTCGTCGGACATCCGGGTGCGGTGGCGATTCTGGCCCTGGATGAACAGGAGCGGGTGGTGTTGGTGAATCAGTACCGGCACCCCGTCCGAAGTTACCTCGACGAGTTGCCGGCCGGCCTGCTCGACGTCGACGGCGAGCCGCCCCTGGTCGGTGCGCAGCGCGAACTCTTCGAGGAGGCAGCCCTTCGGGCCGGAGATTGGGACGTCCTCGTCGACCTGTATGCCTCGCCCGGGATGACGGATGAATGGGTGCGCGTCTACCTGGCCCGCGACCTGGTCGAGGTTGGCGAAGACGAACGGTTTGTCGCCGAGCATGAAGAGATCACCATGACCGTGCGCCGGGTTCCGCTCGACCAGGCGATCTCGATGGTGCTCGCCGGCGAGGTGACGAACGCGTCGGCCGTCGCCGGAATCCTCGCGGCTGGTGCGGCCCGCGCTTCTGGTTGGTCACAGCTGCGGCCGGCCGACAGTGCGACTCCGGTCGGCACAATGCCTGACAGTGCGACTTCGGCCAACTCGCTGCGGACCTGA
- the xerD gene encoding site-specific tyrosine recombinase XerD, producing MVRSFTDHLAVERGSAANTLSSYRRDLARYLAYLDLTGISSFAAIDSATVSGFLTYLRTGDEEHQALSPASAARAIVAVRGLHRFAVRDGIVVHDVAHEVRPPVSPRRLPKAISIDDVARLLEAAGIDDTPLALRDRALLELLYSTGARISEAVGLVVDELDLADRTVLLSGKGGKQRRVPLGSYAADAVQAYLVRARPTLAAKGRGTHVVFLNARGGALSRQSAWTVLRSAADKAGLTAEISPHTMRHSFATHLMEGGADVRVVQELLGHSSVTTTQIYTLVTVDRLREVYASAHPRALG from the coding sequence GTGGTCCGCAGCTTCACCGACCACCTAGCTGTCGAGCGGGGGTCGGCCGCGAACACACTCTCCTCCTACCGCCGGGATCTCGCCCGATACCTCGCGTACCTCGACCTGACCGGCATCTCATCCTTTGCCGCGATTGATTCGGCCACCGTTAGCGGCTTCCTCACCTACCTGCGAACTGGGGACGAAGAGCATCAGGCGCTCTCGCCCGCATCGGCGGCCCGGGCGATCGTGGCGGTGCGCGGCCTGCACCGCTTCGCAGTCCGCGACGGGATAGTCGTCCATGATGTGGCGCACGAGGTTCGACCACCGGTATCGCCTCGACGGCTGCCGAAGGCGATCAGCATCGATGACGTCGCCCGTCTGCTTGAGGCGGCCGGCATCGACGACACACCCCTGGCGCTTCGCGACCGCGCACTGTTGGAGTTGCTGTACTCGACCGGCGCTCGCATCTCGGAGGCGGTCGGGCTCGTGGTGGATGAGCTGGATCTGGCCGATCGCACCGTCCTGCTCAGTGGGAAGGGCGGCAAGCAGCGCCGGGTGCCGCTCGGCTCGTACGCGGCCGATGCCGTGCAGGCCTACCTCGTTCGGGCCCGGCCGACGCTCGCCGCTAAGGGGCGCGGAACCCACGTCGTATTTCTGAACGCCCGAGGTGGAGCGCTCTCCCGGCAATCGGCGTGGACGGTGCTGCGCAGTGCAGCGGATAAGGCGGGCCTGACTGCCGAGATCTCGCCCCACACGATGCGTCACTCGTTCGCCACCCATCTCATGGAGGGGGGAGCCGATGTGCGAGTTGTCCAGGAATTATTGGGACATTCTTCGGTGACAACCACCCAGATCTACACCCTGGTCACGGTCGACCGGCTCCGCGAGGTCTACGCCTCAGCCCACCCGCGAGCATTGGGCTGA
- a CDS encoding ParA family protein, which produces MAKSTNSDSESATELFSVDKSSPAVSAVKSVDPAAARVKRPLIEPKPLDRHGPARVIALCNQKGGVGKTTSTINLGAALAEFGRRVLLVDFDPQGALSVGLGVQPHQLERTAYNLLMERDVSIDDVVLKTSVSGLDMLPSNIDLSAAEVQLVGEVAREQALARALNPVLDDYDFVLIDCQPSLGLLTVNALTLAEGVIIPLECEFFSLRGVALLIDTIEKVRERLNPKLKLEGILATMYDGRTLHSREVYARVLEAFGDKVFDTVIARTVRFPETTVAGEPITTWASSSAGALAYRNLAREVLAR; this is translated from the coding sequence ATGGCTAAGTCGACAAACAGCGACTCCGAGTCTGCTACCGAACTCTTCAGTGTCGACAAGTCCAGTCCCGCGGTGAGCGCCGTCAAGTCGGTGGATCCTGCGGCGGCCCGGGTGAAGCGGCCTCTCATCGAGCCGAAGCCGTTGGATCGACATGGCCCGGCGCGCGTCATCGCCCTCTGCAATCAGAAGGGTGGCGTCGGCAAGACCACGTCGACGATCAACCTCGGTGCTGCCCTGGCCGAGTTCGGTCGCCGGGTGCTGCTCGTTGATTTCGATCCGCAGGGTGCCCTGTCGGTCGGACTCGGCGTCCAGCCGCATCAGCTGGAGCGAACTGCCTACAACCTGCTCATGGAGCGGGATGTCAGCATCGACGATGTCGTGCTAAAGACGAGTGTCTCCGGTCTTGACATGCTCCCGAGCAACATCGACCTCTCCGCCGCCGAGGTTCAGCTGGTGGGGGAGGTGGCCCGTGAACAGGCGCTGGCCCGAGCTTTGAACCCGGTGCTCGACGACTACGACTTCGTCCTCATCGATTGCCAGCCGTCGCTCGGTCTGCTGACCGTCAACGCGCTCACACTTGCCGAAGGCGTCATCATTCCCCTCGAATGCGAATTCTTCAGTCTCCGCGGGGTCGCGCTTCTCATCGACACGATCGAGAAGGTGCGTGAACGCCTGAACCCGAAGCTGAAGCTGGAAGGCATCCTGGCCACCATGTACGACGGCCGGACCCTGCACAGTCGCGAGGTGTACGCGCGCGTCCTCGAAGCCTTCGGTGACAAGGTCTTCGATACGGTCATCGCCCGGACGGTCCGCTTCCCGGAGACCACCGTGGCCGGCGAGCCGATCACGACGTGGGCCAGTTCGTCGGCTGGAGCGCTGGCCTACCGCAATCTTGCTCGCGAGGTTCTCGCACGATGA
- a CDS encoding ScpA family protein produces the protein MSSTEPTTQLPQPPEGTAHSETSDSAPDSAPRGDSNADQSNADQPTGRSPLPDGAQLAPPALLLARPDAFSVSLDNFEGPFDLLLSLIAKRQMDVTEVALSQVTDDFIAYLSASEEWDLGQATQFLVVAATLLDLKTARLLPSAEVEDEEDLALLEARDLLFARLLQYRAYKLAAAYFAELDRAQALRHPRSVELDTEFSQLLPEVEIGVSADRFAILAARAMAPRPVPVVGIDHIHSVRVSVHEHMQIIRERIRQAGSATFRALVADCGSTLEVVARFLGLLELYREGSVAFDQAAALAELRVRWVNSAAAQSDREAAAAEEPAAAPPVAADSGFVDSTMSTDDETERSVDEEYG, from the coding sequence GTGAGTTCGACGGAGCCAACAACGCAGTTGCCGCAGCCGCCCGAAGGGACGGCGCATTCCGAAACCAGTGACTCGGCTCCGGATTCGGCACCCCGCGGCGATTCGAATGCTGACCAGTCGAACGCCGATCAGCCGACCGGGCGCTCGCCGCTTCCCGACGGCGCCCAGCTCGCCCCGCCGGCATTGTTGCTGGCCCGCCCCGACGCATTCTCGGTCAGCCTGGACAATTTTGAAGGCCCGTTCGACCTCCTCCTGAGCCTTATCGCCAAGCGGCAGATGGATGTAACCGAAGTTGCCCTGTCGCAGGTGACCGACGACTTCATCGCGTATCTGAGCGCGTCGGAGGAGTGGGACCTGGGTCAAGCTACCCAGTTCCTCGTGGTCGCCGCGACCCTGCTCGACTTGAAGACCGCCCGTCTGCTGCCGTCGGCCGAGGTCGAGGACGAGGAAGATCTGGCGCTGCTCGAGGCACGGGATCTGCTGTTCGCCCGGTTGTTGCAGTACCGGGCCTACAAGCTGGCGGCCGCATACTTCGCCGAGCTCGACCGAGCGCAGGCGCTGCGGCACCCGCGTTCGGTCGAGCTCGACACCGAGTTCTCACAACTTCTGCCAGAGGTGGAGATCGGCGTCTCGGCCGATCGCTTCGCGATTCTGGCCGCCCGGGCCATGGCGCCGCGGCCGGTTCCAGTGGTCGGGATCGATCACATCCATTCGGTGCGGGTGAGCGTCCACGAACACATGCAGATCATTCGTGAGCGGATACGGCAGGCCGGTTCGGCTACCTTTCGGGCGCTCGTGGCTGACTGCGGCTCGACGCTTGAGGTGGTGGCCCGATTCCTCGGCCTGCTGGAGCTCTACCGTGAAGGGAGCGTCGCGTTCGATCAGGCCGCAGCGTTGGCTGAGCTTCGGGTTCGATGGGTGAACTCGGCCGCCGCGCAGAGTGACCGTGAGGCCGCAGCTGCCGAGGAGCCGGCGGCTGCTCCGCCAGTCGCGGCAGATAGTGGATTTGTCGATTCAACGATGTCAACAGATGACGAGACTGAGCGTTCGGTCGATGAGGAGTACGGATGA
- the scpB gene encoding SMC-Scp complex subunit ScpB: MSHPDAAPHELADLGDPHAAPEGGDMSAPVDAAPIAPEADAPVASAGEPFEPASADAFQQGDLGEGDLAVAGSSEREDRTEIDGLPRPDLDDPQVLVAAIEAILFVVEAPVTGAQLAVALQRPTSEVDDALARLAGQLDERGSGLELRSVAGGHRLFTRPILSSVVEAFLLEGQRSKLSQAALETLAVVAYRQPVTRARISAIRGVNVDGVVRTLVTRGLIVEAGSDPDTGGGVYRTTEVFLERLGLDSISELPSLAPLLPELDMLETDEL, encoded by the coding sequence ATGAGCCACCCCGACGCAGCACCCCATGAGCTGGCTGACTTGGGGGATCCTCATGCGGCACCGGAGGGTGGAGACATGAGCGCGCCGGTGGATGCTGCGCCGATCGCTCCAGAGGCAGACGCACCGGTGGCATCCGCCGGCGAGCCGTTCGAACCCGCATCGGCCGACGCATTCCAGCAGGGCGATCTGGGGGAGGGCGATCTGGCGGTGGCGGGTTCGTCCGAGCGGGAGGACAGGACGGAGATCGATGGACTTCCGCGTCCTGACCTGGACGATCCACAGGTTCTCGTCGCCGCGATCGAGGCGATTCTCTTCGTGGTGGAGGCGCCGGTGACCGGCGCGCAGCTGGCTGTGGCCCTGCAACGTCCGACCTCCGAGGTGGACGACGCGCTGGCCCGGCTCGCCGGTCAGCTGGATGAGCGGGGGAGCGGGCTCGAGCTTCGAAGTGTCGCCGGTGGTCACCGCCTCTTTACCCGTCCGATACTGAGCTCGGTGGTTGAGGCGTTTCTGCTCGAGGGGCAGCGAAGCAAACTCAGCCAGGCAGCGCTGGAGACGCTGGCCGTCGTGGCCTACCGCCAGCCGGTCACGCGAGCACGTATCTCGGCGATCCGCGGGGTGAACGTTGACGGAGTGGTTCGGACTCTGGTCACCCGCGGGCTGATCGTCGAAGCGGGGAGCGACCCGGATACCGGCGGGGGTGTCTACCGGACCACCGAAGTCTTCCTCGAGCGGCTCGGCCTCGACTCAATATCCGAGCTTCCGTCTCTTGCTCCACTGCTACCTGAGTTAGATATGCTCGAAACCGATGAACTGTAA
- a CDS encoding pseudouridine synthase, with protein sequence MSPAELPDGIRLQKVLSAAGLGSRRKCEELIADGRVSVDGVVVEEMGRRVDPLVAVIHVDGARVNVRQDLVYLALNKPLGVLSAMSDDRGRPTVGDLLTGQPESVFHVGRLDADTEGLLLLTNDGELGHRLMHPSFGVVKTYVAEVDGAVRKDLGRRLRAGVELEDGPVKVDGFRLIQTSGELSLVEVSLHEGRNRIVRRMLDEVGHPVRSLVRTAIGPVRLGGQRSGSIRTLSRTELAELHALVDKQIDL encoded by the coding sequence ATGTCACCAGCTGAACTGCCGGACGGGATTCGCCTCCAGAAGGTGCTATCGGCCGCCGGTCTTGGCTCCCGACGCAAGTGCGAGGAACTCATCGCCGACGGCCGGGTCAGTGTCGACGGCGTAGTCGTCGAGGAGATGGGGCGACGGGTCGATCCGCTCGTGGCCGTGATTCACGTCGACGGAGCCCGGGTGAATGTCCGCCAGGATCTGGTGTACCTCGCGCTGAACAAGCCTCTCGGCGTGCTGAGTGCCATGTCCGACGATCGTGGCCGCCCGACGGTGGGCGACCTGTTGACTGGTCAGCCGGAGTCGGTGTTTCATGTCGGTCGATTGGATGCGGACACGGAGGGGCTGTTACTGCTGACGAACGACGGCGAACTGGGGCATCGCCTCATGCACCCCTCCTTCGGTGTCGTGAAGACGTACGTAGCCGAAGTTGATGGAGCGGTTCGCAAGGATCTCGGGCGGCGGTTACGGGCCGGTGTTGAACTCGAGGATGGCCCAGTGAAGGTTGACGGATTCCGGCTCATCCAGACGTCAGGTGAGCTCTCGCTCGTGGAGGTCTCTCTGCATGAAGGTCGCAATCGGATCGTGCGCAGAATGCTCGATGAGGTCGGCCACCCGGTTCGCAGTTTGGTGCGCACTGCGATCGGGCCGGTGCGCCTAGGCGGCCAACGAAGCGGCTCAATCCGAACCCTTAGCCGCACCGAACTCGCGGAGCTTCACGCTCTTGTCGACAAACAGATAGACCTGTAA